A genomic region of Candidatus Neomarinimicrobiota bacterium contains the following coding sequences:
- a CDS encoding ATP-binding protein, whose translation MRLLIPSFRTQIVFLVLFLVIVSALFFRHFFLVSFEEYSANVHRPDMREKLDAMYQDHGGGMGPEERERFREEVESVLSMEWQRDLEADLFKKEIALYSRFIFIFLVIAVAILFFITFNLVSRPLRRLQSGTEELSKGNWRIRVRESKFSPLNDLIASFNKMAGELDANRERLIRAEKESMWREMARVMAHEIKNPLTPIRLALERMESKKSLSAKEFHDLFLESASIIQEEIDNLQSLATEFSQFARLPEANIAPHDLNEQLKEIIIPYEDQADFQMELADNLPPFHMDRLQMKQVFVNIIQNAIQSSGDDCTIRMSTSVIHGQISVEISDRGSGIPPEDLEKIFDPYFSTRKKGTGLGLAIVKRIVEQHQGRVKADSQPGVGTTFAMTFPNRAPSRRYDRDEGKVMP comes from the coding sequence ATGAGATTGTTGATCCCCTCCTTTCGAACCCAGATCGTTTTCCTGGTGCTGTTCCTGGTTATCGTCTCGGCTCTTTTCTTTCGACACTTTTTTCTGGTAAGTTTTGAGGAATACTCGGCAAATGTCCACAGGCCGGATATGAGGGAAAAGCTGGACGCGATGTATCAGGATCACGGTGGCGGGATGGGGCCTGAAGAGAGGGAGAGGTTCCGGGAAGAAGTGGAGTCTGTCCTGTCAATGGAATGGCAGCGGGACCTGGAGGCGGATCTTTTCAAAAAAGAGATTGCGCTTTATTCCCGCTTCATATTCATTTTCCTGGTGATTGCCGTGGCGATTCTCTTTTTCATCACATTTAACCTGGTCTCCCGCCCCCTCCGCCGGCTCCAGTCTGGCACTGAGGAACTGTCGAAAGGGAATTGGAGAATACGCGTAAGGGAAAGCAAGTTCTCACCGCTGAACGATTTGATTGCATCCTTCAATAAGATGGCCGGGGAACTGGACGCAAACCGGGAGAGATTGATTCGGGCCGAAAAAGAGAGCATGTGGCGGGAAATGGCCCGGGTGATGGCCCACGAGATTAAGAATCCTCTCACCCCCATCCGGCTGGCCCTGGAGCGAATGGAAAGCAAAAAGAGCCTGTCAGCGAAAGAATTTCACGACTTATTTCTGGAGTCGGCCTCGATTATTCAGGAGGAAATCGATAATCTGCAATCGCTGGCGACGGAATTTTCCCAGTTTGCCCGGCTACCGGAAGCGAATATTGCCCCTCACGACCTGAACGAGCAGCTGAAGGAAATCATTATTCCATATGAGGACCAGGCGGACTTCCAGATGGAGCTGGCAGACAATCTACCCCCATTCCATATGGACCGCCTTCAAATGAAGCAGGTATTCGTGAACATCATTCAAAACGCAATTCAATCTTCAGGGGATGACTGTACCATTCGCATGTCCACTTCTGTCATTCACGGGCAAATATCCGTTGAGATCTCAGACCGGGGTTCTGGAATCCCTCCAGAGGATTTGGAGAAGATTTTTGATCCCTATTTCTCCACGCGAAAAAAGGGAACCGGTCTTGGACTTGCCATCGTAAAGCGGATTGTGGAGCAGCACCAGGGGAGGGTAAAGGCAGACAGTCAACCGGGAGTGGGGACAACCTTCGCAATGACGTTTCCGAATCGGGCACCGTCCCGAAGGTACGACCGTGATGAGGGGAAAGTTATGCCATGA
- a CDS encoding DUF4390 domain-containing protein: MEENVFALLSKKIVAAVIAIGSMFYSTISGVIPQFEEVNLEAKGDRLVLSTRLVNCFSEDLDRIFSSGQEIQIHFLVEVIGVNTDEAIHEMTFYHSVEYSLVEQIYEVFCSHHGERRDGLSLEEAKVMLAEVDEIAVAGSRDLSSGEEYSVLVTALMEEIDLPGMDERLNLMFYWSSQKPVATSDPFEGDIFRQ, from the coding sequence ATGGAAGAGAATGTCTTTGCCCTCCTGTCTAAGAAAATCGTTGCAGCCGTGATAGCCATCGGTTCCATGTTCTATTCCACGATATCAGGTGTCATCCCCCAGTTCGAGGAGGTGAATCTGGAGGCCAAGGGGGACCGGCTTGTTCTATCCACCCGCCTGGTCAATTGTTTTTCGGAGGATCTCGATAGGATCTTCAGCTCCGGGCAGGAAATCCAGATCCATTTTCTGGTAGAGGTGATCGGAGTTAACACTGATGAGGCCATCCATGAAATGACCTTTTACCATTCTGTCGAGTACTCTCTGGTAGAGCAGATTTATGAGGTGTTTTGCTCTCATCATGGGGAGCGGAGGGACGGTCTGTCGCTGGAAGAGGCAAAGGTGATGCTGGCGGAAGTCGACGAAATTGCGGTTGCGGGATCCCGTGACCTCTCGTCTGGGGAGGAATACTCCGTACTGGTAACTGCGCTCATGGAAGAAATTGACCTTCCCGGCATGGATGAGAGACTCAATCTAATGTTCTACTGGAGCAGTCAAAAGCCCGTGGCCACTTCCGACCCTTTTGAGGGAGACATATTCAGGCAATGA
- a CDS encoding PDZ domain-containing protein produces MTKAKTGVRVTDIIFVTGLMTGLLLLPSEAFSQEEEEAEESLETEEVVGEYDQEIDLGVMKVPPMPLVVPMLAQQRESRREVRPRFGLHIDDMDFQDAYEAHYPENYGVLIEGVVRGGSADLASLREGDIIMEFDGEKVRYEDHLLRMRNARSIGDTVEIKFFRDEKVMTTDVIFYSQKAKVDEFGEVPAEVGKRLSPGYGGGGFEPYFIDFDFKGINKFLKANKFDAIPGGLVVAWGGGGMGNVGKGWFIGGAGGGFEKRQQISVEDDQGQVGWKAYKLETAFGGVTLQKKVPLFTDRFVLDVGVLLGGGGTTLSMSQTNGDVTWGENIAAKNSYSVRFEKGYFVYRPSVGLLVRIKNWVGVHGSVGYLGTYAGDDKWTEKPFDFTVEGVDSVSPAVPSGPTFSLGFWFGY; encoded by the coding sequence ATGACAAAAGCAAAGACTGGAGTAAGAGTGACAGACATCATATTTGTGACCGGTCTCATGACCGGACTACTCCTCCTACCTTCCGAGGCTTTCTCGCAGGAAGAGGAGGAGGCGGAAGAGAGCCTGGAAACTGAGGAAGTGGTGGGGGAATATGACCAAGAGATAGACTTGGGAGTTATGAAGGTGCCTCCTATGCCTCTCGTCGTCCCCATGTTGGCTCAGCAGCGGGAGTCAAGGCGTGAGGTCCGGCCCAGGTTTGGTCTCCACATCGACGACATGGATTTCCAGGACGCCTATGAGGCACACTATCCTGAGAACTACGGCGTGTTGATTGAGGGCGTCGTTCGAGGTGGAAGTGCGGATCTTGCCAGCCTGAGGGAAGGGGATATCATCATGGAATTTGACGGCGAGAAGGTGCGTTACGAGGACCATCTGTTGAGGATGAGAAACGCCAGGAGTATCGGTGACACGGTGGAAATAAAGTTTTTTCGGGATGAGAAGGTGATGACAACCGACGTCATATTTTATTCCCAGAAGGCGAAAGTCGATGAGTTCGGGGAGGTCCCGGCTGAAGTGGGGAAGAGGTTGTCTCCGGGATACGGTGGAGGAGGATTTGAGCCTTATTTCATCGATTTCGATTTCAAGGGGATTAATAAATTCCTGAAAGCTAACAAATTTGATGCCATTCCCGGAGGACTTGTCGTCGCGTGGGGTGGTGGCGGCATGGGGAATGTGGGGAAAGGATGGTTCATCGGGGGCGCTGGAGGGGGGTTTGAAAAGAGGCAGCAGATTTCCGTTGAAGACGATCAGGGTCAGGTTGGTTGGAAAGCGTACAAGCTGGAAACGGCGTTTGGAGGGGTGACTCTTCAGAAAAAAGTGCCCCTTTTCACTGATAGATTCGTGTTGGATGTGGGCGTGCTGTTAGGTGGTGGAGGAACGACATTGTCGATGAGTCAGACAAACGGCGACGTCACGTGGGGTGAGAACATTGCTGCCAAGAACAGTTATTCCGTTCGGTTTGAGAAGGGTTACTTTGTCTATCGGCCTTCTGTCGGACTTCTTGTGCGGATCAAGAACTGGGTTGGTGTTCATGGATCGGTGGGGTATTTAGGTACTTACGCCGGTGACGACAAGTGGACGGAGAAACCGTTCGATTTCACGGTTGAGGGGGTTGACAGTGTCTCTCCTGCCGTACCCTCGGGACCGACCTTTTCACTGGGATTTTGGTTTGGATACTAG
- a CDS encoding nucleoside deaminase translates to MAVSKREDELFMRLAVEKAREGIKKKQSPFGVCIIRNAQVITCLHNVVWQRTDITAHAEIGGIREACHVLNTVDLSGCVLYSTTEPCPMCFGAIHWARISRLVYGASISDGLQAGFNELTISNVEMKRLGGSPVEVAGGCLKEECVTLFNEWLRLGGNPY, encoded by the coding sequence ATGGCTGTGTCTAAACGGGAGGACGAGCTGTTCATGCGCCTGGCCGTAGAGAAGGCCCGGGAAGGCATCAAGAAGAAACAATCCCCTTTTGGTGTATGCATAATCAGGAATGCCCAGGTGATAACCTGTCTCCACAATGTGGTATGGCAGAGGACGGACATTACGGCTCATGCTGAGATTGGGGGAATCCGCGAGGCCTGCCACGTTCTCAACACGGTGGATCTTTCGGGATGCGTCCTCTACTCCACCACGGAACCGTGTCCCATGTGTTTCGGAGCCATCCACTGGGCGAGAATCAGCCGACTCGTATACGGAGCCAGCATTTCAGATGGCCTCCAGGCCGGGTTCAACGAATTGACCATTTCCAACGTGGAAATGAAACGCTTGGGGGGAAGTCCCGTGGAAGTGGCAGGGGGCTGCCTCAAGGAGGAGTGTGTAACCCTTTTCAATGAGTGGCTCCGCCTGGGGGGAAATCCCTACTGA
- a CDS encoding energy transducer TonB, giving the protein MILRKDPRVSLKLRYPVTVRAMIFVSIILLIALLVAFPKFEASQFIEKEIRIDIEQFDIPQTQQFELPPPPSRPAIPVESESEDLADDVTIDETELDDFVEWDSPPPPPDEGPRVRFIAYDDPPIPIGGYGAIQKNIIYPEIAQEAGIEGTVVIQAFVDKKGKVTDTVTLKGIPNTGLNEAAMNAIKKTRFRPAKQRDRPVGVWISIPVNFRLKG; this is encoded by the coding sequence ATGATTCTTCGAAAAGACCCAAGGGTTTCTCTCAAGCTCCGTTATCCCGTTACGGTGCGGGCCATGATTTTCGTGAGCATTATCCTTCTCATCGCTCTTTTGGTGGCCTTTCCCAAGTTTGAAGCCAGCCAGTTCATCGAGAAGGAAATCCGGATTGATATTGAGCAGTTCGATATTCCCCAAACCCAGCAGTTCGAATTGCCGCCTCCTCCATCACGGCCGGCCATTCCGGTGGAATCGGAAAGTGAAGACCTGGCCGACGATGTGACCATTGATGAGACGGAACTGGATGATTTTGTGGAATGGGACTCTCCTCCGCCTCCGCCCGATGAAGGTCCGCGAGTCCGATTTATCGCATATGATGACCCTCCCATACCCATCGGAGGCTACGGGGCTATTCAGAAGAACATCATCTACCCGGAGATAGCCCAGGAAGCGGGAATCGAAGGGACCGTGGTCATCCAAGCGTTTGTGGATAAGAAAGGAAAAGTGACAGACACCGTAACCCTGAAGGGGATTCCCAACACCGGACTGAATGAGGCCGCCATGAACGCCATCAAGAAAACCAGATTCAGGCCCGCCAAACAGAGAGACAGGCCGGTGGGTGTCTGGATCTCTATACCGGTAAACTTCAGACTCAAGGGCTGA
- a CDS encoding biopolymer transporter ExbD, with the protein MKFEATTKVSATIPTASMPDIIFMLLIFFMVTTVLRTYEGLNVFLPQARKIERLETKRHVAHVFVSKDGLVSIDDKIIPMNNVRHVMYEKRVADPQLIVSLKADRNAHMDLISEIHTELREADALKVNYSSKPTPI; encoded by the coding sequence ATGAAATTTGAGGCAACAACCAAGGTGTCGGCCACTATTCCAACGGCCTCCATGCCCGATATTATCTTTATGCTTCTTATTTTCTTCATGGTTACCACGGTTTTGAGAACGTATGAAGGACTCAATGTGTTTCTGCCTCAGGCGAGAAAGATCGAGCGGCTGGAGACAAAACGTCATGTTGCCCATGTTTTTGTATCCAAGGACGGCCTGGTTTCCATTGATGATAAGATAATTCCCATGAACAATGTGAGGCATGTCATGTATGAGAAGCGGGTAGCCGACCCCCAATTGATCGTCTCTCTTAAGGCCGATCGAAATGCTCATATGGACCTCATCAGTGAGATCCACACGGAACTGCGGGAGGCAGATGCGTTGAAAGTAAATTACTCCTCTAAACCGACTCCCATATAG
- a CDS encoding biopolymer transporter ExbD — translation MKKRVTPGEIPTASMADIAFLLLIFFLVTTTIDMDKGLGLVLPPKGEQKEVPKKNISNLLINARGDVLLDGEPIQTQNIKRIVKEKIAANDKLIISLKTHARTKYQSYVDVLDQLKQANATRISIAEPE, via the coding sequence ATGAAAAAACGGGTGACACCAGGGGAAATCCCAACAGCCTCCATGGCTGACATTGCCTTTCTGCTTCTTATTTTCTTTCTGGTTACCACGACGATTGATATGGACAAGGGATTGGGACTCGTGCTCCCGCCGAAAGGCGAACAGAAGGAGGTGCCCAAAAAGAACATCTCCAATCTGCTCATCAATGCCCGAGGCGATGTTCTACTGGACGGGGAACCCATCCAAACACAGAACATTAAAAGAATTGTGAAGGAAAAGATCGCGGCCAACGATAAGCTGATTATTTCCTTGAAGACACATGCGAGGACGAAATATCAATCATACGTTGACGTTCTTGACCAGCTGAAACAGGCCAACGCGACTCGTATCTCTATTGCAGAGCCTGAGTGA
- a CDS encoding MotA/TolQ/ExbB proton channel family protein: MVQYFLDGGSFMYPILGLLIFGLGFGLERLYTLFRASVNTRKFMQKVRTALHEEGYEAAVDVCSKTRGPVAEILHAGLSRIHRGIEAVEKGIENAGAIEMAFLEKNMVWLSTVVTLAPMLGFTGTVAGMIRAFDDIKQANDISPSVVAGGISIALLTTLFGLIVAVIIQIFQNFLISRVDKLIIDMEENSVLLIDELVEMEQEGRVGQKTGARKSKPAQPTQ; encoded by the coding sequence ATGGTCCAATATTTCTTAGATGGCGGAAGCTTCATGTACCCCATTCTGGGTCTTCTCATTTTCGGCCTGGGATTCGGACTCGAAAGACTCTACACCCTGTTCCGGGCTTCGGTAAACACGCGAAAGTTCATGCAGAAGGTCCGAACGGCCCTTCACGAAGAGGGATACGAGGCGGCGGTGGACGTGTGCAGTAAGACCCGGGGTCCCGTGGCGGAAATTCTTCACGCAGGGTTGTCCCGGATCCACAGGGGAATCGAGGCCGTGGAAAAGGGGATAGAAAATGCCGGCGCCATTGAGATGGCCTTTCTTGAGAAAAATATGGTCTGGTTGAGTACGGTTGTGACGTTGGCGCCCATGCTTGGGTTTACGGGAACCGTGGCCGGTATGATCCGAGCGTTCGATGATATTAAGCAGGCCAATGACATTTCGCCTTCGGTTGTGGCTGGCGGTATCTCCATAGCACTTCTTACCACCCTGTTCGGATTAATTGTGGCGGTCATTATTCAAATCTTTCAAAACTTTCTGATTTCCCGTGTGGATAAGCTGATCATTGACATGGAAGAGAATTCGGTTCTCCTCATCGATGAATTGGTTGAGATGGAACAGGAGGGAAGGGTCGGGCAGAAAACAGGGGCAAGAAAAAGTAAACCGGCCCAACCGACGCAATGA
- a CDS encoding S41 family peptidase has protein sequence MKRVKKSNYVAVILTALLVTGLVVGPTLYSRAVNIYEKIRVLNEIIAIVNESYVDPVEWDEVLDGAFQGLLGKLDPHSAYIPRERAVAINEQFHGKFEGIGIEFDILGGYITVISPIVGSPSDQAGLQPGDQIVRINGEDAFGIIQEEVFHKLRGPKGTSVNITIRRPGMDKTLDVLIIRDQIPIRSITSTFMLDDDTGYIRLSRFSSTTAQEVREAIDDLLSSGMSQLVFDLRTNSGGFLQQAVEVADYFITTNDTLVYTDGRTADAREVYLANPDVGSTRFALIVLINRWSASASEIVAGAVQDLDRGLIVGETSFGKGLVQRQWMLRDDSALRVTIARYYTPSGRLIQRPYENGTHAYYQELADMERENILDSLKETRPRYTTKSGREVYGGGGITPDAYIPSEQFSEATDRIVRHPGRFTFNWGMDYAASHRGTWDSPEEFRGEFKVPDELLSDFERYVRENGVDFDEQTLHGDTDYLRTVLKAEISGAFWGRQAYYEILVAGDSQVSEAVGYFDRAKEFLAQQ, from the coding sequence ATGAAGCGAGTGAAAAAGAGCAACTATGTTGCCGTCATTCTGACGGCACTTCTGGTCACAGGATTGGTCGTAGGTCCCACCCTATACAGTCGGGCCGTCAATATTTACGAAAAGATTCGGGTGCTCAATGAAATCATCGCCATCGTTAATGAGAGCTACGTTGATCCAGTGGAGTGGGATGAAGTTCTGGATGGTGCATTTCAGGGCCTTCTGGGAAAGCTCGACCCTCATTCGGCCTATATACCACGGGAACGGGCAGTGGCTATAAACGAGCAATTTCACGGGAAGTTTGAGGGAATAGGGATTGAATTTGACATTCTCGGGGGCTACATAACCGTCATCTCCCCGATCGTGGGGTCGCCGTCCGATCAGGCGGGTCTTCAACCCGGGGATCAGATTGTTAGGATCAACGGTGAAGATGCATTTGGGATTATTCAGGAGGAGGTGTTCCACAAGCTTCGGGGTCCAAAGGGTACCAGCGTGAACATTACGATCCGAAGGCCAGGTATGGATAAAACGCTCGATGTGCTAATCATTCGGGACCAGATTCCTATCCGGAGTATCACATCGACATTCATGCTGGACGATGACACGGGATATATCCGCCTGAGCCGATTCTCCTCCACGACCGCACAGGAAGTGCGGGAGGCCATCGATGACCTCCTCTCATCGGGCATGTCCCAGCTGGTTTTTGATTTAAGGACGAACAGTGGTGGCTTTCTTCAGCAGGCGGTGGAGGTGGCAGACTATTTTATCACCACGAATGATACGTTAGTGTACACGGACGGGAGAACGGCTGATGCAAGGGAGGTCTATCTTGCCAATCCGGACGTGGGTTCCACACGTTTTGCTCTTATCGTATTAATCAATCGCTGGTCCGCCAGTGCCAGCGAAATCGTTGCCGGTGCCGTCCAGGACCTGGATCGCGGTCTTATTGTGGGCGAAACCAGTTTCGGCAAAGGTCTGGTCCAGCGTCAATGGATGTTGAGGGATGACTCGGCTCTTCGCGTCACCATTGCCCGTTATTACACCCCCAGCGGTCGCCTCATACAGCGGCCTTACGAGAATGGAACGCACGCGTATTACCAGGAATTGGCAGACATGGAGAGAGAAAACATTCTCGATTCTCTGAAAGAAACGAGGCCCCGGTACACCACGAAATCAGGGCGGGAGGTGTACGGGGGGGGAGGAATAACTCCTGACGCATACATTCCATCAGAACAGTTCTCCGAAGCGACCGATCGTATCGTAAGACATCCTGGCCGTTTTACATTTAATTGGGGGATGGATTATGCCGCCTCACACAGGGGCACATGGGATTCACCAGAAGAGTTCAGAGGAGAATTCAAGGTTCCAGACGAACTATTATCGGATTTCGAAAGGTACGTTCGGGAAAACGGTGTCGACTTTGATGAGCAGACGCTTCACGGAGACACCGACTATTTAAGGACGGTGCTTAAGGCAGAGATCAGCGGTGCCTTTTGGGGAAGGCAGGCATACTATGAGATACTTGTAGCCGGCGATTCGCAAGTAAGCGAGGCGGTTGGATACTTTGACCGGGCGAAAGAGTTTCTCGCTCAACAATAA
- a CDS encoding helix-turn-helix domain-containing protein, which produces MKEILGTMYYFVEEIASELGLNEKTIRRYLQRGKLEGVKLGRRWLVSERALLEFFEGLRTGSEGR; this is translated from the coding sequence ATGAAAGAGATTCTTGGTACCATGTACTATTTTGTGGAGGAGATTGCCTCTGAGCTGGGTCTGAATGAAAAGACGATCCGGCGTTACCTGCAGAGGGGCAAATTGGAAGGAGTGAAATTGGGCAGGCGATGGCTTGTGTCAGAAAGAGCGCTCCTCGAATTTTTCGAGGGTCTCAGGACGGGGAGCGAAGGGAGGTAG